One Drosophila virilis strain 15010-1051.87 chromosome 5, Dvir_AGI_RSII-ME, whole genome shotgun sequence DNA window includes the following coding sequences:
- the LOC6625620 gene encoding cuticle protein 16.5 has protein sequence MEQTICGPASVNALQSLRTFVVHTQTQTINMKFLICLALFVAVAQAHVVAPVATYAAAPALTYAAAPTVYSAAIPRAYSAYAAAPSVYSASYVAPSVYSSYAAPVATYAAPALVSTLLKK, from the exons ATGGAGCAGACTATCTGTGGACCAGCATCAGTCAACGCACTCCAGTCACTGAGAACGTTCGtcgtacacacacaaacccaAACAATCAACATGAAA TTCCTCATTTGCTTGGCTCTCTTCGTCGCCGTGGCCCAGGCCCATGTTGTGGCTCCAGTTGCCACCTACGCCGCTGCACCTGCTCTCACGTATGCTGCCGCACCTACGGTTTACTCGGCTGCCATTCCACGTGCCTACTCCGCATACGCTGCCGCTCCTTCCGTCTACTCCGCCTCGTATGTGGCGCCATCGGTTTACTCATCCTATGCTGCTCCCGTTGCCACCTATGCCGCTCCCGCTCTTGTCTCTACGCTGCTGAAGAagtaa